One Aggregicoccus sp. 17bor-14 genomic window, CATGCCCACCGCGCCGCTGGAGACGAGCACCACCTCGCGCCCCGCCTTGCGCAGCCGCGCGAGGCTCTCCACCAGCCCCATCAGCCGCCCCAGCGCGAGCTCCACACCGTCGTGGGTCACCACCTGCGTCCCCAGCTTCACCACGATGCGGTGCGCGTCCCTCAGCTGCTCGCGTGCTGTTAACATGGCGCCTCTCTAGCACGCGGGCACAGGTGCCCCGAGTGGACGTCGGCACGAGCCTTCTGTCCTCGCTGAAGAGTTGGAGGGGGACATGCTCGACGGGAACTGGAAGCTTGCGATCCTGGGCTGCGGCACGCTCGGGGAGGCCATCCTCAAGGGGTTGTTTCGCGCAGGGAGGGTGACGCCCGCGCAGGTGACGGTGACGGCGCGCCGGCCCGAGGTGGCGGAGGCGCTGCGCAGGCGCCACGAGGTCTCGGCCACCACGGACAACCTGCAGGCCGCGCGCGGCGCGGACGTGGTGCTGGTGGCGCTCAAGCCGCAGCAGCTCGCGGCGGTGCTGGGCACCGAGCCGATGCGCGAGGCGCTCGCGGGAAAGCTCGTCGTCAGCGTGGCGGCGGGCGTACGGCTCGAGCAGCTGCGCGGCTGGCTGCCGCAGAGCGCGCTCATCCGCGCCATGCCCAACACGCCGGCGCTCATCGGCGAGGGGATGACGGTCATCGCGCGCGACACGGGCGTCACCGACGCGCACGCGGAGGTGGCGATGGAGATCTTCCGCGCGGTGGGCCGCTGCCTCGAGCTCGAGGACAAGCACATGGACGCGGTGACCAGCCTCAACTCGAGCGGCCCCGCGTTCGCCTACGTCATCCTCGAGGCGCTCGCGGACGGTGGGGTGATGATGGGGCTGCGCCGTGACATCGCCATCCAGATCGCCGCGCAGATGTTCCAGGGCTCGGCGCGCATGGTGCTCGAGGCCGGGCTGCACCCGGCCGCCCTGCGCGACCAGGTGACCACGCCGGCCGGCTGCACCATCGCGGGGCTGCTCACCATGGAGGACGGGCGCATCCGCTCGGTGCTCGCGCGAACCATC contains:
- the proC gene encoding pyrroline-5-carboxylate reductase codes for the protein MLDGNWKLAILGCGTLGEAILKGLFRAGRVTPAQVTVTARRPEVAEALRRRHEVSATTDNLQAARGADVVLVALKPQQLAAVLGTEPMREALAGKLVVSVAAGVRLEQLRGWLPQSALIRAMPNTPALIGEGMTVIARDTGVTDAHAEVAMEIFRAVGRCLELEDKHMDAVTSLNSSGPAFAYVILEALADGGVMMGLRRDIAIQIAAQMFQGSARMVLEAGLHPAALRDQVTTPAGCTIAGLLTMEDGRIRSVLARTIEECTRVAGRLGQK